One Bremerella alba genomic window, ATGGCTAAGCCTGGCGGGGAAGTCGCAGGGCAAGTCGGCGTGGGCAGACTTCCTGCTAGGTTCCTCCTCAGATCACTTGAAGGGATCTGTTATTATTCCGGCGAGTGATGATGCGTTGGAACTGCTGATCGAGCACTATACTAAGTTAAAGCGAAGGTTTCGTCTCGATCTATTTGTACCAGACGCCCATGCTTCGATGCTCAACAAGCTCAAGACTTATCAGGCCGCGACCCGCTGCGGAGTTCCTACCCCCAAGTTCTGGCTGGTCGACTCGATATCCTCGGTGACCAAACTCCGAGAGGAACTCGTCTTTCCACTACTAGTGAAACCCCTCTACTCGCATCGCTTCGTGGCCACGTTTGGTGTGAAGTTTCTGGTCGCCGAGAATTTCGAGCAACTCATGTCTGCCTGGGAGAAGCTCGATGAAGAACACGAGGTCATGCTGGTCGAAAAGATTCCGGGGCCAGACGGTCAGCTTTGCAGTTATTACACCTACATCGACGACAATGGAAAACATCTATTCCAGTTTACAAAGCGTATCATCCGCCGGTTTCCTCCCGAGATGGGCGTCGCCTGTCGACATGTTACGGATCACATCCCAGAACTGGTAGAACCTGCCACGAAGCTCTTCGCGGAAGTCGGTCTACGTGGTTTGGCCAATGTCGAATTCAAACTCGACCCAAGGGATGGAATGCTGAAGCTTATTGAGTGCAATGCAAGAATCACTGCGGCCAACATTCTGCTCGATCGCTGCGGCTATGACCTCGCTTACTTTTTATATCAGCGGGTGTGTGAGGGTGACACGCCGCGTTTTCGGGACTATCAGGATGATGTCTATCTCTGGAACCCCGTGGATGATCTGCGGGCCTTTCTGCAATTGAGAAGTCGGGGCGAACTGAGCTTGGGGGATTGGATCTCTAGCATCAGCAAGACGAATGTCACGCTTCAGATCTTCCACTGGAGCGACCCACTGCCCTCCTGGATGAATACCTGGCATCGACTCTGTCGGGCATTGACTCGCAAAGTACATGGGTGAGAGAACGATTCCATGCATGAAGAACATCAAATCCAGCATCCAACGGACTTTGACAGGCAGTTGTCTATCTTTGCCTTCTTGATGGCGTGCGGCATCCTGTTTCACCAATCGATCCTTTCTGACTGGAATCCGCTTTCCCATCACATTCTAGCGTCGCTCACGGCAATTGTGGTGCTGACACATCCTAGATCGCTCGTGGCATTTCTCGTCATGATCGCCACGCATTTTGCTAGTGTCGCGATTGACCTTCCTTATGTGCCCAACCATTGGATTTTCGTCGGTGTCATCGACGTTGCTATCCTGTTAACGGCATTGATCCTTGGGGGCAAACATGGTTTCTCACGCTTTTCAGGCGGAGATCTTTTTCAAGCTCTTGCTCCTGTCATACGATGGTCCGTGCTGGTCATGTATGCTTCTGCCGCTTTGGCAAAACTTAATTCCGATTTCTTCAAGCCCGAAATAAGCGCAGCGGTTTCTTTATATGGTGGACTGTCCGAAAAACTGGGTGGAATTTTGCCCCAAGAGCCTTGGGCCTTCTATCTTGTCATCTGGGGAACGGCCTCGCTGGAATGTTTGTTACCAATTCTCCTTGCTCTGAAGAGGACCCGCTGGCTAGGCATCGCCCTGGCATTTGCGTTTCACTTCGCCATGGGAGTGTCTGGCTTCATTCCGTTCTCTGGTTTTGCGGTCGCGTATCTCTATTTATTCCTGCCTGAAGATCTCCCTGCTCGCTTTCAAGAGCTTCGATCTAACACGTCCTGGCTGGATACGTCATGTTCGACCATCACCCGAGTTGTTCGTAACCCCGCGACCCTGATCGTATTGTGCTTGGGATGGTTCTTGATCGCTTGCACTCGTTCTTACGCCTGGCTTCCTCCTGACCAGGTTCGGATGGCCGTTATTCGTTTCGGCCAATTACTATTTGCGCTGTACTATGCCGGTGCTGCACTTCTTGTCTGGAAGATGTATGGACGATCTCTTTTCGACTCAAGCGATCGCCCGCCGGCCGCATCCCTTAGATTGGCCAGCGCCGGATTGGCAATCGTTCCGCTAATCATCATTCTCAATGCATTGTGCCCTTATATCGGACTAAAAACCGAAAGTTCTTTCACGATGTATAGTAACCTTCAAACCGAGGGCAATCAGTGGAACCACCTGTTGATGCCCAAAGCGATGAAGATCTTTCATTGGCAAGATGACTTGGTGAGCATTATCGATTCGACCTATCCACCATTTCAGCACGCTGCGCAGGAAGACATTCGTTTGACCTGGTTCGAGTTCCAACGCCAAGCCAGCGAGGCTAATAGTTTTGCTGTGACATACAGCCGAGGAGCTGTTCTCTATGAGGTAGCCGACACCCAGTTAGACCCGGTCCTATCGCGTCCTCCTGAGGTGTTTTGGGGCAAATGGATGTGGTTTCGTGACGTCCCGCTACCTGAAAAGAACACCATCCGGCACTAATCATCATGTACAAAGTGTTCTCACAAAGTGCTCTTACTCTGGCTAATTCCTGGGCAGGAGATAAGCTTTTAACTTCGCTCGAATCGAGAGAGCAACGCGATAATATTCTTCGCGTCATTACCTATCATCGCGTCGATCAGCCTAGCGAAAAGCCTCACCTCTATCCTGGTGTACATAGCGCAACACCAGAGCAATTCGCCACTCAGCTCGATCAACTTCAAGCGTGCTCACACATCATCTCACTAGACGACGCCCTGGATGCCATCGAGGGTCGCCGACGTCTACCGGCGAAGTCTGTATTGATTACCTTTGATGACGCTTATCAGAGCTTTGATGTCGCCTGGCAACAGCTTCAAACACGTGGCCTTCCGGTGGTTCTCTTCGTGCCAACATCCTTTCCGGACCATCCGGAAAGAAAGTTCTGGTGGGATCGCGTTCATTGGGCGATTCACTCAACCCCCAAAACTCAGATTCAGCACGACGGGATAGACCTGCACCTGGATAGTCCCAAGCACAAGATTGATGCCGCTCGCCAGATCGCGGCCAAGGTCAAGCAACTACCTCACCGCGAGGCCATGCCATGGGTTAATGCCCTTTGCGAATCGCTTCATGAAGATGCACAACCTAACGAAGTGCTCTCCTGGCAGCGGCTACGCGAGTTGTCGAAAGAAGGCGTAGCCATAGGTGCCCATACGCACACCCATCCGCTGATGAACCAGCTAAGTCTTGACGAGGCACAGGAAGAAGCCATCCGCTCGCGCGACGAATTACAGAAGCAGCTACGAAAGGAGATTCGTTCGTTTTGTTATCCGGCAGGCGGTGTAAGCGCTGAAGTGGCCGCGATGCTGAAAGATATCGGTTACACTGCCGCGTTTACAACCCAGCGGGGCGTGAACGACTTGGATAACTGCGATCCTCTTCAAATGAGCCGAATTAATGTCGGTGGTCGCACTTCGACCAACGTTATGCGAATGCAGTTTCTATCGTATTCCCGAGGTCTTAAGCCCATCCGTTAACAAGGCTAAAAACCCCAGACACTTCGATAGGGGAACAACAGTATGTCGTCAACCAGGCGATCGAATGTACGACGGAAGTACCAGTTCGCATCTGGGTTCAAGTAGATAATATCTCCGGGGCAAACGTTGATGTTCTCTTCCCGACATGTTCTCGCCTTGATCAGATCGACAATGATCAACATGGGTGCTTGCCCTGGTACCTGGCGGTGAACGGTGACCGTTGTAGGAGACTCGATCGGGTCAATGTAGCCTGCCATTGCCACGGCCGTTACGACATCGACTTCTCGATCTCGTGGAAGAATGAACCCGCCACCGAGTTCTCGTTCTCTCTCCCCGGCTGAAAATCGGACAATATTCGTCGGACTTAGGTTGCCGACCACATAGAACACCTCGTTCCTACGGTTCGGAACCACCACCACATCACCTTCATGTAAGATGACATCGTGAGGGCCGAAATTGAGGTGATCCATCCCGCGAAGATCGATCTTTACGATCTCAGGCGTAACGCCATGAGCCCTACGGTGAATCTCTATCGCTTCGGCCGCGTCCTCGGTTAACCCGCCTGCCTGGGCAATCGCGTGGGCCACATCATTCTCGTAGCGTGGAAGCTCGGTAACCCCCGGTGCCGCGACCTTACCTAACACCACCACGTTGAATGTCGCCTTCTGCGCCAGTGAGATACTAACGGTTGGAGAGTTGAAGAAGCCATTTGAATAGGCTCGCGTGATTTCTGATTGGGCTTGCGCAAGATTTAAACCGCCAACCGGTACTGATCCGACCAGAGGAAGCTGAATATGCCCCGATCCCATGACCTGCACCAACAAGGGGCGATACTCACCGTTGGGAAACAGCTCAGGTACAGTAACTTCCAACACGTCTTCCGGCCCCAACAGATAGTCTTTGGGCGGTGGCGCCGTTAGCAAAGTGAAATTCAGCAGCGGACCACCGGTGCGAAGCGGCAAGCGAAACTCCTCAGGCAAGGTACTCGCTGGCACGCCAACAGTGACAAGCGGAGCATAGCAACCTGAACAGATGACTAGCGCGCAGAGAGCGAGGAGGCCATAGATTGCCTTCGTGTCTACGCGTACAACTGCTAGCATTTAGCCGTTTCCTCTTCCGTGAGCTTTCGGCGTCTTTGATTTATCCGTCGATACAATCAGTTTCGGCGTAACAGGCACAACGATTAAGACGAGTCGCTTTCCATCCTACGACTCGATCAGATAGGACAATCCCTCTTTTTTAACTAACCGGAATGCCCAACATACCGAGGCTGACTGATGTCGTGCACTAACTTGGCGATAGTCTGATCGTCAACGGATGTGCTTAACTTCTCAAGCCCTCGTCGACCAAACACCATGGCGATATCGCGAATCAACTGAAGCGGCGAATCGATATCGAGTTTGTCGAACAATTGCGTTCGAAACGTATGCACAGTTTTAATGCCGATTCCCATTTCCAGGGCAATCTCTTTGACATGTTTTCCGGCCACCATGTGACGGAAGACCTCGCGTTGACGTTCGGTCAGCGTGCTGATACGACGTCCGAGCAGTTGTCTTTCCTGTCGCGTCTTGCGACGTAGGCGCGTTCCCAGGATGGCCTGATCGACGATGATCTTTGCCCGGTTTAGTTCAAATGGCTTCTCCAGAACGGACATTGCTCCTGCTTCAAGACAGATCAGAGCCCGGTGCAATTGTGTGCACGTTGCTGAAATCAAAACCGACGTCAGTCCATTGCTCTGACATAGCTCCGCGATCAGCGTCTCACCTCGCCCGTTCTCAAAATCGACATCAATCACCATCGCATCAAAGACGGTTTTCGTCTCAGCTAGTTCTTCCACACTCATCAAGCAGTGGACGTAACGCGATGTATCCTGCAAACCATCGTGCAGTATTCTTCGCTGATCCGTGCAAGATTCAAGCAGAGCAATATTGGAACTTGGAGTGAGCAACGTTCGACTTCGTAGAATGTGATCAAGGCACAAGAATCGCAAACACCAATTTTTGAGCAGTCTGCACTCGATTTGATATGCGACGGCAGAAACCCATGAAGCAGTCATCTGCCGGTGGCGAAAGCTTAGCTCGCTTGGAGATTGACATCATAGGATTCCGTGCCAGAACCGCGCAGCCTGGCTTAATTGTTCAACCGGTGAGCAGCCCCTTCCGATTTTAGGGTCCGTAAGACCATTGCCGGTTTTGGCAACTTTGCCGACTATGCGTTTCGCCCGTAAGATGCTTCCAAGAGGAATCGATCGAAAAGCCCCCCATAAGACTGGGCGGCTTTTCGATTCAGCGAATGGGAGAGCCTGTTCGCACTGTTGCCAATGGACCGCTACTCTGGGAGCTTCGCACTGTGATAGACGTGTTGCACATCCTCACAGTCATCGAGCATATCTAAGAACTTTTCAAATGCCTTAGCGTCGTCACCACTGAGTTCCGTATTTGTTTGGGCAACAAACGCGATTTCCTGGACTTCCAACTCGATGTCTGGAATCGCTTCCTGTAGGGCCTGCTTGGCTTTGAAGAAATCGGTTGCCGCCGCGAAAACAGTGAGTTGGCCGTCTTCCTCTTCGACATCATCTACGTCGACATCCGCCTCGAGCATTGCCTCGAGTATCTGATCTTGCTCGCCTCCTTTGAAGGAGAAAATCGCTAGATGATCAAACAAGTGAGAAACGGAACCCGCGGTGCCTAGCTTGGCCCCACTTTTGTTGAAGCAGTTGCGGACGTCGGTGATGGTACGGTTGGGGTTGTCGGTTAGGCAGTCAACGATGACGCTGCAGCCGCCTGGCCCGAACCCTTCATAGCGCGACTCGGAGTAATCTTCACCCCCTGCCCCCTTGGCCTTTTCGATCGCTTTATCAATCACATGGGCCGGCACCTGCTCTCGCTTCGCCTTTTCCATCATGCTCTTGAGCGTCGGATTCGACTCGGGGTCTGGTACCCCAGTCTTAGCCGCAACGTACAGCATCTTCCCGTACTTGGAGTAAAGCTTAGATTTTTGCGATGCCGTCTTGGCAATCGCATGCTTCCGGTTTTCGAAGCTTCTTCCCATTCGAGTAATCTACTTGTGGTTTCACAGAGAGGTTAAGAAATCGTTGCACCACAAAGATAAACCAGTTCGGTGTTTCGAGCAATTGCTCTCAAATATCACGATATCCACTCGGCTAAATTAATCGCAACACTTGAAATCACAACACCTTACGGATCACAACAGCCGCCTTGCGTAGACGCAACACTAAGCACATAACGAGCTGATATGCCACAAAATCTCGATCGGAAGGGCAGTTAAATGGGGCTCACGTCCCTATTTCGTTAATTCTGACGACCACACTTCCCATTGCTGATTAAGCCATTTCGGATCAGGCATCGCATCGGTAACCAAGTATCGGTAACGAGCCTGATAAGGATGATCGGCATCAATCACGAACTGGCCATCGACGCAGGGAGCAAAGCAGAAGTAAGGTTTCGTGGGGTGAATCCGCGTTGCCTGAGGAGTCCGGAAATTGTTCGGATCGCTCAACACGGTAATGCTCACGGGCTTTCCTTCGATCTCCCCCCACAGAGAAACCCACTTGGCATGTTGATGGTTTCCCTTCCTACGATCCTCACCTAGGTTGTTAAGAAAACCGCTTGGTTCGCGTTCGTCTATATCCTTAGTATTCCCAACGGTAACCCACCGTGCAGGGCCGCGAATAGCAAAGCCGCCATAGTGGTACTCAAGAATCGACAGAGGACTCTCGGTGATCGCGGATTGGGTCGATTCTAGGTCGAAGCAACGAAAACTCCCGTCGGTTGGATAAGCCGTAACTTTCCAACGTTCTCGCAGAACATCGATCTTCGGATCGGTTTCCTTGCGATGGATCAGATCGACCTCGAAACCGGCCCGATCTTCCTCTTGGAAGATCGAAACGACCCGCTCGTGAAGCACACGGCCAGTGCCGCTACCAAGATTCCAGAAATCGATCGTCTCGTCCTGGTAGCTCGTTCTGACCCAGGCCGAAAATATGCCTTGCTGATGCGGATGGTCTTTTGCAAACATCGCCGTAACGGACTGACCATCAGGCGTAAAAACCGGATGCAGACAGCCGCTGCGATGGTAGATCTCATCTAATCCTTTGGGAACCGGCGGAGAGACTTTGTTGTAAGTGAGTACCGGTTTGTCGCCATCGCCGATCTTAATCGCTTGATCCGATTCTATCACGCGGAGTTTCTCTGCCATGCAGTGCGATGAATTTTCGCTGGAACAAGCCACGGCTAAAA contains:
- a CDS encoding carboxylate--amine ligase, with protein sequence MSVVPPTVSKEISPAETPYSISERPPVIVIGGGANALSIARSLGRAGIQVWALNYDYSPVRYSRFAQWLSLAGKSQGKSAWADFLLGSSSDHLKGSVIIPASDDALELLIEHYTKLKRRFRLDLFVPDAHASMLNKLKTYQAATRCGVPTPKFWLVDSISSVTKLREELVFPLLVKPLYSHRFVATFGVKFLVAENFEQLMSAWEKLDEEHEVMLVEKIPGPDGQLCSYYTYIDDNGKHLFQFTKRIIRRFPPEMGVACRHVTDHIPELVEPATKLFAEVGLRGLANVEFKLDPRDGMLKLIECNARITAANILLDRCGYDLAYFLYQRVCEGDTPRFRDYQDDVYLWNPVDDLRAFLQLRSRGELSLGDWISSISKTNVTLQIFHWSDPLPSWMNTWHRLCRALTRKVHG
- a CDS encoding HTTM domain-containing protein, yielding MHEEHQIQHPTDFDRQLSIFAFLMACGILFHQSILSDWNPLSHHILASLTAIVVLTHPRSLVAFLVMIATHFASVAIDLPYVPNHWIFVGVIDVAILLTALILGGKHGFSRFSGGDLFQALAPVIRWSVLVMYASAALAKLNSDFFKPEISAAVSLYGGLSEKLGGILPQEPWAFYLVIWGTASLECLLPILLALKRTRWLGIALAFAFHFAMGVSGFIPFSGFAVAYLYLFLPEDLPARFQELRSNTSWLDTSCSTITRVVRNPATLIVLCLGWFLIACTRSYAWLPPDQVRMAVIRFGQLLFALYYAGAALLVWKMYGRSLFDSSDRPPAASLRLASAGLAIVPLIIILNALCPYIGLKTESSFTMYSNLQTEGNQWNHLLMPKAMKIFHWQDDLVSIIDSTYPPFQHAAQEDIRLTWFEFQRQASEANSFAVTYSRGAVLYEVADTQLDPVLSRPPEVFWGKWMWFRDVPLPEKNTIRH
- a CDS encoding polysaccharide deacetylase family protein, with the translated sequence MYKVFSQSALTLANSWAGDKLLTSLESREQRDNILRVITYHRVDQPSEKPHLYPGVHSATPEQFATQLDQLQACSHIISLDDALDAIEGRRRLPAKSVLITFDDAYQSFDVAWQQLQTRGLPVVLFVPTSFPDHPERKFWWDRVHWAIHSTPKTQIQHDGIDLHLDSPKHKIDAARQIAAKVKQLPHREAMPWVNALCESLHEDAQPNEVLSWQRLRELSKEGVAIGAHTHTHPLMNQLSLDEAQEEAIRSRDELQKQLRKEIRSFCYPAGGVSAEVAAMLKDIGYTAAFTTQRGVNDLDNCDPLQMSRINVGGRTSTNVMRMQFLSYSRGLKPIR
- a CDS encoding polysaccharide biosynthesis/export family protein; this encodes MLAVVRVDTKAIYGLLALCALVICSGCYAPLVTVGVPASTLPEEFRLPLRTGGPLLNFTLLTAPPPKDYLLGPEDVLEVTVPELFPNGEYRPLLVQVMGSGHIQLPLVGSVPVGGLNLAQAQSEITRAYSNGFFNSPTVSISLAQKATFNVVVLGKVAAPGVTELPRYENDVAHAIAQAGGLTEDAAEAIEIHRRAHGVTPEIVKIDLRGMDHLNFGPHDVILHEGDVVVVPNRRNEVFYVVGNLSPTNIVRFSAGERERELGGGFILPRDREVDVVTAVAMAGYIDPIESPTTVTVHRQVPGQAPMLIIVDLIKARTCREENINVCPGDIIYLNPDANWYFRRTFDRLVDDILLFPYRSVWGF
- a CDS encoding LuxR C-terminal-related transcriptional regulator encodes the protein MLTPSSNIALLESCTDQRRILHDGLQDTSRYVHCLMSVEELAETKTVFDAMVIDVDFENGRGETLIAELCQSNGLTSVLISATCTQLHRALICLEAGAMSVLEKPFELNRAKIIVDQAILGTRLRRKTRQERQLLGRRISTLTERQREVFRHMVAGKHVKEIALEMGIGIKTVHTFRTQLFDKLDIDSPLQLIRDIAMVFGRRGLEKLSTSVDDQTIAKLVHDISQPRYVGHSG
- a CDS encoding YebC/PmpR family DNA-binding transcriptional regulator, with the protein product MGRSFENRKHAIAKTASQKSKLYSKYGKMLYVAAKTGVPDPESNPTLKSMMEKAKREQVPAHVIDKAIEKAKGAGGEDYSESRYEGFGPGGCSVIVDCLTDNPNRTITDVRNCFNKSGAKLGTAGSVSHLFDHLAIFSFKGGEQDQILEAMLEADVDVDDVEEEDGQLTVFAAATDFFKAKQALQEAIPDIELEVQEIAFVAQTNTELSGDDAKAFEKFLDMLDDCEDVQHVYHSAKLPE
- a CDS encoding DUF6807 domain-containing protein; the protein is MKHVFGFGAAFVLAVACSSENSSHCMAEKLRVIESDQAIKIGDGDKPVLTYNKVSPPVPKGLDEIYHRSGCLHPVFTPDGQSVTAMFAKDHPHQQGIFSAWVRTSYQDETIDFWNLGSGTGRVLHERVVSIFQEEDRAGFEVDLIHRKETDPKIDVLRERWKVTAYPTDGSFRCFDLESTQSAITESPLSILEYHYGGFAIRGPARWVTVGNTKDIDEREPSGFLNNLGEDRRKGNHQHAKWVSLWGEIEGKPVSITVLSDPNNFRTPQATRIHPTKPYFCFAPCVDGQFVIDADHPYQARYRYLVTDAMPDPKWLNQQWEVWSSELTK